One stretch of Chitinophaga pendula DNA includes these proteins:
- a CDS encoding amidohydrolase family protein, with amino-acid sequence MKKILIYLSFLPVAFSARAQETMYPAKVQQQSIVLTNATLHLGNGKVIEKGTLTFSNGKITAVGTSAGTTANAQVIDLKGQHVYPGLIAPVSTLGLTEVESVRATNDFKEVGEINPSVRSLVAYNADSKVINTLRSNGILLAQVTPEGGLLSGSSSVVQLDAWNWEDAAYRTDGAMHFYMPKLLPTGNPFFASPVSITSDKVKMAMEKIEKVHSFLKEAQAYNKDEKHTTANLQFEALRKLFDRQQKLFIHCDLVKEILIAIGFAKEFNIDVVIVGGADAWMLAGELKQNNIAVVLAQPHSLPVMQDDDVDQPYKTAAQLQKAGVLFCLSNEGFWQQRNLPFNAGTAATYGLTKEEALSAITLNAARILGIDNLTGSLEVGKDANIAISSGDILDMRSHHITQAFIQGREINLDNKHKQLYKRYEYKYGLADQ; translated from the coding sequence ATGAAAAAAATATTGATATATCTGTCGTTTCTGCCAGTGGCATTCAGTGCCCGGGCACAGGAAACGATGTATCCGGCAAAGGTGCAGCAACAGTCGATCGTGCTGACCAATGCTACCTTACACCTGGGCAACGGCAAGGTGATAGAAAAAGGCACGCTGACCTTCTCCAATGGAAAGATAACGGCAGTAGGTACCAGCGCTGGTACGACGGCCAATGCACAGGTGATCGACCTGAAAGGCCAGCATGTATATCCCGGGTTGATCGCGCCTGTGAGCACCCTGGGATTAACAGAAGTGGAAAGTGTGAGAGCGACCAACGACTTTAAAGAGGTAGGCGAAATCAATCCTTCCGTACGTTCGCTGGTAGCATATAACGCAGATTCCAAAGTGATCAACACCCTGCGCTCCAATGGTATACTCCTGGCACAGGTAACACCGGAAGGGGGCCTGTTATCCGGTTCATCCTCCGTAGTACAGCTGGATGCGTGGAACTGGGAAGATGCGGCCTATCGCACCGATGGGGCTATGCACTTCTATATGCCCAAATTACTGCCGACCGGTAATCCGTTTTTCGCCAGCCCCGTATCCATTACCAGCGATAAGGTAAAGATGGCCATGGAAAAGATCGAAAAGGTGCATTCCTTCCTGAAAGAAGCACAGGCATATAACAAAGACGAAAAACATACTACGGCCAACCTGCAGTTTGAAGCCTTGCGTAAACTGTTCGATCGTCAGCAAAAGCTGTTCATTCACTGCGACCTGGTCAAGGAAATACTGATCGCTATCGGATTCGCCAAAGAATTTAATATAGATGTGGTGATCGTAGGTGGTGCAGATGCCTGGATGCTGGCCGGCGAATTAAAACAAAACAATATCGCCGTTGTCTTAGCACAGCCTCACAGCCTGCCGGTGATGCAGGACGATGATGTGGATCAGCCCTATAAAACAGCCGCTCAGCTGCAAAAGGCCGGTGTGCTGTTTTGCCTGAGCAATGAGGGCTTCTGGCAGCAGCGTAACCTGCCTTTTAATGCCGGCACTGCCGCCACTTACGGGCTTACCAAAGAAGAAGCACTGAGTGCGATCACCCTGAATGCCGCCAGGATACTGGGTATTGACAACCTTACGGGATCACTGGAAGTAGGAAAAGATGCTAATATTGCCATCAGCTCCGGTGATATACTGGATATGAGATCCCATCACATCACGCAGGCATTCATCCAGGGCAGAGAGATCAACCTGGATAATAAACACAAACAACTCTACAAACGTTACGAATACAAGTATGGCCTGGCAGACCAATAA
- a CDS encoding PCMD domain-containing protein, producing MKNILHYIILSILIVLAACVKKDHFGPTDMKEIKAFTLEEQVGTTIIDNVRREIKITVAQDAYLQQLKTAKIELASFASIKPALGEAQDFTQPVTYTVIAEDGSTLAYKVIVTREGGNPQVFNADFNKWYEAETFGNKYTDIGESDKDLTWGTGNKGAALLGQTPTRPLPNGVGNFAAEMTTTDMGSLAAFLGKRTAAGSLFTGYLDASSIVNAAPVFGIPFRATPDSFRVRYSYAPGAPVMDGKGKTVAGLKDSCDIYVLLENRVYNPGDTVVKRLGTAWFRSGDVQADWKTLQLPIRYGQLPAGTPAYMLPQGRNERWGDPAKDKVTHVTVVFTSSARGNDYIGAWGSQLIVDDFQLLY from the coding sequence ATGAAAAATATACTACACTATATCATCCTGTCTATCCTTATCGTGCTGGCGGCATGTGTGAAAAAAGATCATTTCGGGCCTACTGATATGAAAGAGATTAAAGCCTTCACGCTGGAAGAACAGGTGGGTACGACCATCATAGACAATGTGCGGCGGGAAATAAAGATCACAGTGGCACAAGATGCCTACCTACAGCAGCTGAAGACGGCAAAAATAGAGCTGGCTTCTTTCGCTAGTATCAAACCGGCATTGGGGGAGGCACAGGATTTTACACAGCCGGTGACCTATACCGTTATCGCGGAAGACGGCAGCACACTGGCCTATAAGGTGATCGTGACAAGGGAAGGTGGCAACCCACAGGTATTTAATGCTGATTTCAATAAATGGTATGAGGCGGAGACGTTTGGCAACAAATACACTGACATTGGGGAGAGCGATAAAGATCTGACCTGGGGTACTGGTAATAAAGGTGCCGCTTTGTTAGGACAAACACCGACCCGGCCGTTGCCCAACGGTGTGGGTAATTTCGCGGCGGAAATGACCACTACCGATATGGGTTCCCTGGCGGCTTTCCTGGGTAAGAGAACTGCGGCAGGCAGCCTCTTTACCGGTTACCTCGATGCCAGTAGTATCGTGAATGCGGCCCCGGTATTTGGTATCCCTTTCCGCGCTACGCCGGACAGTTTCCGTGTCAGGTATAGCTATGCTCCCGGTGCACCGGTAATGGATGGCAAAGGTAAGACGGTAGCCGGGCTGAAGGACTCATGTGATATCTATGTGCTGCTGGAGAACAGGGTATACAACCCCGGTGATACGGTGGTGAAGAGACTGGGCACTGCCTGGTTCCGCAGCGGAGATGTGCAGGCGGACTGGAAGACGTTACAGTTACCTATCCGCTATGGGCAGCTGCCGGCCGGAACGCCTGCCTATATGTTGCCACAAGGACGCAACGAACGGTGGGGTGATCCTGCGAAGGATAAGGTGACGCATGTTACGGTGGTATTTACCTCCAGTGCACGTGGCAATGATTATATTGGCGCCTGGGGTAGTCAGCTGATTGTGGATGATTTCCAGTTGTTGTACTAG
- a CDS encoding polyprenyl synthetase family protein: MESLHPTLILFQNWLRQLSFPAAPANLYDAITHFLAGGGKRLHPLFCLLGNELFGDVQPDAFHAATAIALYHHSVQVHDDLSAEAVQRQGRSGLPTRYNGSTALLAGDVLLIHAFSHINKIRHKRVKSISALFSHAAMSVCEGLQLEIAQMQAALGDVRYADYLAMIDKKQAALLAASIGIGAIIGGGVPAQQVELADFGRQMGMAFRLHEDYLDAFGMPDRQVIQADMNIYANRKTALLIRAMELCSEEGRHRIERAWQEKGEDREAALQDIYRAYELDKWLIGEMDRYTVRAFECLERVDVPAGRKEKLTTLADMLLVRQH; encoded by the coding sequence ATGGAATCCCTACATCCCACCCTGATCCTGTTTCAAAATTGGCTGCGGCAGTTATCTTTTCCAGCCGCGCCTGCCAACCTCTATGATGCGATCACCCATTTCCTGGCGGGAGGGGGAAAGCGGCTGCACCCTTTGTTTTGCCTGTTGGGAAATGAACTCTTCGGTGATGTGCAGCCCGACGCTTTTCATGCCGCGACGGCGATAGCGCTGTATCATCACAGCGTACAGGTCCATGATGATCTCAGTGCGGAGGCTGTTCAACGCCAGGGAAGATCCGGCTTACCTACCCGGTATAACGGCAGCACGGCGTTGCTGGCAGGAGATGTACTGCTGATCCATGCATTTTCGCATATCAACAAGATCCGGCATAAGCGGGTAAAGAGCATCAGCGCCTTGTTCAGCCACGCGGCAATGTCGGTATGTGAAGGCTTACAGCTGGAGATAGCACAGATGCAGGCGGCGTTAGGAGATGTCCGTTATGCGGATTACCTGGCGATGATAGACAAAAAGCAGGCGGCTTTGCTGGCAGCCAGCATCGGGATAGGCGCGATCATAGGCGGCGGTGTGCCGGCCCAACAGGTGGAGCTAGCTGATTTCGGGCGCCAGATGGGCATGGCTTTCCGGTTACACGAGGATTACCTGGATGCATTTGGAATGCCCGACCGGCAGGTAATACAAGCAGACATGAATATATATGCGAACAGGAAGACAGCATTGCTGATCCGGGCCATGGAGCTGTGTAGCGAAGAGGGTAGGCACCGGATAGAGCGGGCCTGGCAAGAGAAGGGAGAAGACAGGGAGGCGGCATTACAGGATATATACCGGGCATATGAACTGGACAAATGGCTCATAGGAGAGATGGACCGGTATACGGTACGGGCATTTGAGTGCCTGGAGAGGGTCGATGTACCTGCCGGCCGTAAAGAAAAACTGACCACGCTGGCGGACATGTTGCTGGTAAGGCAACATTAA
- a CDS encoding amidohydrolase family protein, whose translation MRKTLSLLQGPIFSRDRLTQLAAGWHQRRTTALAILSVLFASSDAMAQATFPVNGVSSPKEGCFAFTHATLIKDGANTVSNATLVIRDGRIVAAAAGAAIPKDAVVIDCAGKYIYPSFVDLYSDYGIPEVKKTFGGFNAAPQYLSNTKGAYGWNQAIKSEVNAATLFSVDDAKARSLREAGFGTVLTHQQDGIARGAGTLVTLSGERENKVILREKAAAYFSFDKGSSTQSYPSSLMGSIALLRQTSLDAQWYKSRPAKEGINLSLQAWNDNLSLPQIFEVNDKWDALRADKVGDESGIQYIIKAGGNEYQRIPEIAATKAAFILPVNFPLPMDVEDPNDARFVALSDMKHWELAPTQPAAFEKANIPFCLTAAGTKDIKQFLAAVRKAISYGLSEKKALEALTTAPATLLKMNDQLGSLETGKLANFLITSGPIFREETTVFQNWIQGERYTIKEEGWKDPRGTYTVTLSPANTTYTVLIKGTATAPALVVLQQDSLQGTLSIDGRLTKLVWPAAKGSSRSIRLSGVIGQEEWNGTGLDTTGQLVSWKAVLSKPYVPAPEKEKKTEQLSLGTVYYPFNGYGWETLPKQEDLLIRNATVWTNEKDGRLENTDVLVRNGKITQIGKNLAAGNARVIDGTGKHLTAGIIDEHSHIAISKGVNEGSQSVTAEVRIADVVNPDDVNIYRQLSGGVIASHLLHGSANTIGGQSQLVKLRWGANAEEMKVAGADPFIKFALGENVKQSNWGERQTTRFPQTRMGVEQVLEDAFTRAREYEKKGAGKRRDLELDALSEILQKKRFITCHSYVQSEINMLMKVAERFNFRVATFTHILEGYKVADKMKQHGAGASTFADWWAYKMEVQDAIPYNANIMQRVGLTVAINSDDAEMARRLNQEAAKNITYGNMEEEAALKLVTLNPAKLLHVGDRTGSIKTGKDADLVLWSDHPLSIYAKAEKTIVDGIVYFDRDKDLELRKRITAERARLIQKMLGEKKKGGPTQKASPTREEMYHCEDLHAGHQQRIFDDVQEQQ comes from the coding sequence ATGAGAAAAACCTTGTCTCTTCTCCAAGGTCCGATCTTTTCGAGAGATCGTCTTACGCAATTGGCTGCCGGATGGCATCAGCGACGCACTACTGCGCTGGCCATACTGTCAGTACTATTTGCCAGCAGTGACGCAATGGCGCAGGCTACTTTCCCCGTAAATGGTGTATCCAGCCCCAAAGAGGGTTGCTTTGCCTTTACACATGCCACCCTTATAAAAGATGGTGCCAACACCGTCAGCAATGCCACACTAGTTATCCGCGACGGACGTATCGTCGCTGCCGCAGCAGGAGCTGCTATTCCTAAAGATGCAGTGGTAATAGATTGTGCAGGTAAATATATCTACCCTTCTTTCGTAGACCTCTATAGTGACTACGGTATACCGGAAGTTAAAAAAACCTTCGGTGGCTTTAATGCTGCTCCGCAATACCTGTCCAACACCAAAGGCGCCTATGGCTGGAACCAGGCGATCAAAAGTGAAGTGAATGCTGCCACCTTATTCAGCGTAGATGATGCGAAAGCCAGATCGCTGCGTGAAGCAGGATTTGGTACTGTATTGACTCACCAGCAGGATGGTATCGCACGTGGCGCCGGTACCCTGGTCACCTTATCCGGTGAACGTGAAAATAAAGTCATCCTCAGAGAAAAAGCAGCTGCTTATTTCTCTTTCGATAAAGGAAGCTCCACACAAAGTTATCCGAGTTCCCTCATGGGGTCTATCGCCCTGCTCCGGCAGACCAGCCTCGACGCCCAGTGGTATAAATCACGCCCGGCCAAAGAAGGGATCAACCTGAGCCTGCAGGCTTGGAACGACAACCTCTCCCTCCCGCAGATATTCGAAGTCAATGATAAATGGGATGCCTTGCGTGCCGACAAAGTAGGAGATGAAAGTGGCATACAATACATTATCAAAGCAGGGGGTAACGAATACCAACGCATTCCCGAGATCGCTGCTACAAAAGCCGCTTTTATACTCCCGGTCAACTTCCCGTTGCCAATGGATGTAGAAGATCCGAATGATGCCCGCTTCGTGGCGTTGAGTGATATGAAACATTGGGAGCTGGCTCCGACACAGCCTGCTGCTTTTGAAAAGGCCAATATACCGTTCTGCCTTACCGCCGCCGGTACCAAAGATATTAAGCAGTTCCTCGCTGCCGTACGTAAAGCGATCAGTTACGGACTGAGTGAGAAAAAAGCACTGGAAGCACTCACTACTGCGCCGGCTACATTGCTCAAAATGAATGACCAGCTGGGATCCCTGGAGACCGGCAAGCTGGCTAACTTCCTCATTACCTCAGGGCCTATCTTCCGTGAAGAGACCACCGTATTCCAGAACTGGATACAGGGGGAACGCTATACCATCAAAGAAGAGGGTTGGAAAGACCCGCGTGGTACCTATACCGTTACCCTCAGCCCCGCTAATACTACTTATACCGTATTGATAAAAGGTACCGCCACTGCTCCTGCATTGGTTGTATTGCAACAAGACTCCCTGCAGGGTACCTTGTCTATAGATGGCAGGCTGACCAAACTCGTATGGCCGGCAGCAAAAGGCAGCAGCCGCAGTATCCGGTTGAGTGGGGTGATCGGACAGGAAGAATGGAATGGTACCGGCCTGGATACTACCGGCCAACTGGTAAGCTGGAAAGCCGTGCTGAGCAAACCATATGTACCTGCTCCGGAAAAAGAAAAGAAAACAGAGCAGCTATCGCTTGGTACAGTTTACTATCCCTTTAATGGTTATGGATGGGAAACCTTACCTAAACAGGAAGACCTGCTGATCCGGAATGCCACTGTCTGGACCAATGAAAAAGATGGACGTCTGGAAAATACAGATGTACTGGTTCGCAATGGTAAGATCACGCAGATAGGTAAGAACCTGGCTGCTGGTAATGCCAGGGTGATCGATGGCACGGGCAAACACCTCACTGCGGGTATCATCGACGAACACTCACATATTGCGATATCCAAAGGGGTGAATGAAGGCTCCCAGTCCGTTACCGCTGAAGTACGCATCGCGGATGTGGTAAACCCCGATGATGTAAATATCTATCGCCAGCTGAGCGGAGGCGTTATTGCTTCCCACCTGCTGCATGGCTCCGCCAATACTATCGGTGGTCAGAGCCAGCTGGTAAAATTACGTTGGGGCGCTAACGCTGAAGAGATGAAAGTAGCGGGGGCAGACCCCTTCATTAAATTTGCACTGGGCGAAAACGTGAAACAGTCGAACTGGGGCGAACGCCAGACCACCCGCTTCCCGCAGACCCGTATGGGAGTGGAGCAGGTGCTGGAAGATGCTTTTACCCGTGCACGTGAATACGAAAAAAAGGGAGCCGGCAAACGCCGCGACCTCGAACTGGATGCCCTGTCCGAAATACTACAGAAGAAACGTTTCATCACCTGTCACTCCTACGTACAAAGTGAGATCAATATGCTGATGAAGGTGGCGGAACGTTTTAATTTCCGGGTAGCTACTTTCACACATATCCTGGAAGGATATAAAGTGGCAGACAAGATGAAACAACATGGCGCCGGCGCTTCTACCTTTGCCGACTGGTGGGCTTATAAAATGGAAGTACAGGATGCTATCCCCTATAATGCCAATATCATGCAACGTGTAGGGCTAACAGTGGCTATTAACTCCGATGATGCGGAGATGGCCAGACGCCTGAACCAGGAAGCCGCTAAAAACATTACCTATGGTAATATGGAAGAAGAGGCTGCGCTAAAACTTGTTACCCTGAACCCTGCTAAGCTGCTACATGTAGGAGATCGTACCGGTAGTATCAAAACCGGTAAGGATGCCGATCTCGTACTTTGGTCCGATCATCCGCTAAGCATCTATGCCAAAGCAGAAAAAACCATCGTAGATGGTATTGTATACTTTGACCGGGATAAAGACCTGGAGCTGCGTAAACGTATCACAGCAGAACGTGCCCGCCTTATCCAGAAGATGCTGGGCGAGAAGAAAAAAGGCGGTCCTACACAGAAGGCAAGTCCTACCCGTGAAGAGATGTACCATTGCGAAGATCTGCATGCCGGCCATCAGCAGCGGATATTCGATGATGTACAGGAACAGCAGTAA